In one Hippocampus zosterae strain Florida chromosome 10, ASM2543408v3, whole genome shotgun sequence genomic region, the following are encoded:
- the LOC127608853 gene encoding protein NipSnap homolog 2-like isoform X1 has translation MATGVLQRMRAGLARAQSGARSNGHLLVWSRGFSVSNVTREDSWFKSLFVRKVDPRKDAHSALLTKNEESNLYKIQFHNVKPECLEAYNKLCEDVLPSIHADKYYPCELVGTWNTWYGEQDQAVHLWRYRGGYPALTEVMNKLRQNKEFTEYRKARGKMLLSRRNQLLLEFSFWNEPVPREGPNVYELRTYQLRPGTMIEWGNYWARAIRIRQQNSEAVGGFFSQIGNLYMVHHLWAYKDLQSREDIRKGAWQEEGWHEVVYYTVPLIQHMESRIMIPTKASPLK, from the exons ATGGCGACAGGAGTCCTTCAGAGAATGAGAGCCGGCTTGGCTCGGGCTCAAAGCGGGGCCCGTTCAAACGGGCATCTTCTCGTTTGGAGCAG GGGCTTCTCCGTATCCAACGTCACTAGAGAAGACAGCTGGTTCAAATCACTTTTTGTCAGGAAAGTTGATCCGAGGAAAGATGCACACTCAGCTCTACTGACCAAAAACGAGGAAAGTAACCTCTACAAAATCCAGT TCCACAATGTCAAGCCAGAGTGTCTTGAAGCATACAACAAACTCTG CGAGGATGTCTTGCCCTCGATCCATGCTGATAAGTACTACCCCTGTGAGCTGGTGGGCACCTGGAATACTTGGTATGGAGAACAGGACCAGGCTG tTCACCTGTGGCGTTATAGAGGTGGTTACCCAGCTCTGACAGAGGTGATGAACAAGCTACGTCAGAACAAG GAGTTCACAGAGTACAGGAAGGCGCGTGGTAAGATGCTGCTGTCTCGCAGAAATCAGCTTTTACTGGAGTTCAGTTTCTGGAATGAGCCAGTACCTAGAGAGGGGCCCAACGTATACGAGCTTAGAACCTACCAACTCAGG CCAGGAACAATGATCGAGTGGGGTAATTACTG GGCCAGAGCTATTCGGATACGCCAGCAAAACAGTGAAGCCGTAGGAGGGTTTTTCTCACAGATCGGCAACCTCTACATGGTTCATCACCTCTGGG CCTACAAAGACCTTCAATCCAGAGAGGACATAAGGAAAGGTGCGTGGCAGGAAGAAGGCTGGCACGAAGTGGTCTATTATACAG ttcCTCTCATCCAGCATATGGAATCCCGGATTATGATCCCCACCAAAGCATCACCGCTCAAGTGA
- the LOC127608853 gene encoding protein NipSnap homolog 2-like isoform X2, whose translation MHYKGFSVSNVTREDSWFKSLFVRKVDPRKDAHSALLTKNEESNLYKIQFHNVKPECLEAYNKLCEDVLPSIHADKYYPCELVGTWNTWYGEQDQAVHLWRYRGGYPALTEVMNKLRQNKEFTEYRKARGKMLLSRRNQLLLEFSFWNEPVPREGPNVYELRTYQLRPGTMIEWGNYWARAIRIRQQNSEAVGGFFSQIGNLYMVHHLWAYKDLQSREDIRKGAWQEEGWHEVVYYTVPLIQHMESRIMIPTKASPLK comes from the exons ATGCAttacaa GGGCTTCTCCGTATCCAACGTCACTAGAGAAGACAGCTGGTTCAAATCACTTTTTGTCAGGAAAGTTGATCCGAGGAAAGATGCACACTCAGCTCTACTGACCAAAAACGAGGAAAGTAACCTCTACAAAATCCAGT TCCACAATGTCAAGCCAGAGTGTCTTGAAGCATACAACAAACTCTG CGAGGATGTCTTGCCCTCGATCCATGCTGATAAGTACTACCCCTGTGAGCTGGTGGGCACCTGGAATACTTGGTATGGAGAACAGGACCAGGCTG tTCACCTGTGGCGTTATAGAGGTGGTTACCCAGCTCTGACAGAGGTGATGAACAAGCTACGTCAGAACAAG GAGTTCACAGAGTACAGGAAGGCGCGTGGTAAGATGCTGCTGTCTCGCAGAAATCAGCTTTTACTGGAGTTCAGTTTCTGGAATGAGCCAGTACCTAGAGAGGGGCCCAACGTATACGAGCTTAGAACCTACCAACTCAGG CCAGGAACAATGATCGAGTGGGGTAATTACTG GGCCAGAGCTATTCGGATACGCCAGCAAAACAGTGAAGCCGTAGGAGGGTTTTTCTCACAGATCGGCAACCTCTACATGGTTCATCACCTCTGGG CCTACAAAGACCTTCAATCCAGAGAGGACATAAGGAAAGGTGCGTGGCAGGAAGAAGGCTGGCACGAAGTGGTCTATTATACAG ttcCTCTCATCCAGCATATGGAATCCCGGATTATGATCCCCACCAAAGCATCACCGCTCAAGTGA
- the psph gene encoding phosphoserine phosphatase, with amino-acid sequence MLLCGVVRLFLKLSPVHLHRCCIERSVHSIAVSTMSQTKELFRRAEAVCFDVDSTVIKEEGIDELAKFCGVGDAVTEMTRKAMGGSMTFKSALTERLAIIKCSREQVNKLITDHPPQLTPGIRELVDRLHQRNIKVFLISGGFRCIVEHVATQLNIPLENVYANRLKFYFNGEYAGFDESQPTAESGGKGKVISMLKEKYGFKTVVMIGDGATDLEACPPASAFIGFGGNVVRPQVKEMSSWYVTSFGELLKEMEKI; translated from the exons ATGCTTCTGTGCGGAGTTGTGAGGCTCTTCCTGAAACTGTCTCCTGTCCACTTGCATCGTTGCTGTATAGAACG TTCTGTTCACAGTATTGCAGTGTCCACAATGTCACAGACTAAAGAACTTTTTAGAAGAGCAGAAGCTGTCTGTTTTGACGTGGACAGCACAGTCATCAAAGAAGAAGGCATCGACGAACTGGCGAAGTTCTGTGGTGTGGGGGACGCCGTCACTGAAAT gaCTCGTAAAGCCATGGGGGGCTCGATGACTTTCAAATCAGCCCTGACTGAGCGCCTCGCCATCATCAAATGTTCCAGAGAACAGGTCAACAAACTGATTACAGACCACCCGCCACAGCTGACCCCAGGTATCAG GGAACTTGTGGACCGTCTACACCAGCGCAACATCAAAGTGTTCCTCATCTCAGGTGGCTTTCGCTGCATTGTGGAACACGTGGCCACTCAGCTAAACATTCCTCTAGAAAACGTCTACGCCAACCGACTCAAGTTCTACTTCAACG GCGAGTACGCCGGATTTGACGAGAGCCAACCGACAGCAGAGAGCGGAGGCAAAGGAAAAGTAATTAGCATGCTGAAGGAAAAGTACGGCTTCAAGACAGTGGTGATGATTGGAGATGGAGCCACTGATCTCGAGGCCTGCCCTCCCGCT AGTGCATTCATTGGATTCGGTGGCAATGTTGTCAGGCCACAGGTTAAAGAAATGAGTTCATGGTATGTCACAAGTTTTGGAGAGCTGCTGAAAGAAATGGAAAAGATTTGA